In a genomic window of Streptomyces noursei ATCC 11455:
- a CDS encoding NRAMP family divalent metal transporter: MTDTTIRSTAAATAPAPAPHPTAVLDDAHTGDIRGALGTIRHDDTAPRRGLSAKLKTLLAIVGPGLIVMVGDNDAGAFTTYGQAGQNYGTHLLWTLLLLVPVLYVNQEMVLRLGAVTGVGHARLILERFGKFWGAFSVIDLFLLNALTLVTEFIGITLAAGYLGLPKVGAVLLAAAVIIASAFTGSFRRFERIAIALCAASLLLVPLYFMVHPSTGQMAHDFVVPHLPGGPGQLSAVMLLIIGIVGTTVAPWQLFFQQSYVIDKRITPRYMGYEKADLWIGIAIVVLGAAALMGCAAAAFAGTSGAGAFTDTAGIAHGLAAHAGKLAGVLFAVALLDASIIGAFAVSLSTAYAIGDVFGIRHSLHRGVGGAKGFYGVYAGLVAAAAAIVLIPGSPLGLLTEGVQTLAGVLLPSASVFLLLLCNDRAVLGPWVNGRRTNAFTAAVVGVLVTLSVILTAAVLFPDLGPGTILGIMAGCGGAGVLALGYAEVRRRRKGWARGGRPVDRTGRDDWRMPPLETLTRPVLSTGHKVGLAALRTYLLLAMVLVVVKIVQVALGH, encoded by the coding sequence ATGACCGACACCACGATCCGTTCCACGGCCGCGGCCACGGCCCCGGCTCCGGCTCCGCACCCCACCGCGGTGCTCGACGACGCGCACACCGGTGACATCCGCGGCGCGCTCGGCACCATCCGGCACGACGACACCGCCCCGCGCCGGGGCCTGTCCGCCAAGCTCAAGACCCTGCTGGCCATCGTCGGCCCCGGCCTGATCGTGATGGTCGGCGACAACGACGCCGGCGCCTTCACCACCTATGGCCAGGCGGGCCAGAACTACGGCACCCACCTGCTGTGGACCCTGCTCCTGCTCGTCCCGGTGCTCTACGTCAACCAGGAGATGGTGCTGCGCCTGGGCGCCGTCACCGGCGTGGGGCACGCCCGGCTCATCCTGGAGCGGTTCGGGAAGTTCTGGGGCGCGTTCTCGGTCATCGACCTGTTCCTGCTCAACGCGCTGACGCTGGTGACGGAGTTCATCGGCATCACCCTCGCCGCCGGCTACCTGGGACTGCCCAAGGTCGGCGCGGTGCTGCTGGCCGCCGCCGTGATCATCGCCTCCGCCTTCACCGGGTCGTTCCGCCGGTTCGAGCGGATCGCCATCGCGCTGTGCGCGGCCTCGCTGCTGCTCGTCCCGCTCTACTTCATGGTCCACCCGTCCACCGGCCAGATGGCCCATGACTTCGTCGTCCCGCACCTCCCCGGCGGGCCGGGCCAGTTGTCGGCCGTGATGCTGCTCATCATCGGCATCGTCGGCACCACCGTCGCCCCCTGGCAGCTGTTCTTCCAGCAGTCCTACGTCATCGACAAGCGCATCACCCCGCGCTACATGGGATACGAGAAGGCCGACCTGTGGATCGGCATCGCCATCGTGGTGCTCGGGGCCGCCGCCCTGATGGGCTGCGCAGCCGCCGCCTTCGCGGGCACCTCGGGCGCCGGCGCCTTCACCGACACCGCCGGCATCGCGCACGGCCTGGCCGCCCACGCCGGCAAGCTCGCCGGGGTGCTGTTCGCCGTGGCCCTGCTGGACGCCTCGATCATCGGCGCGTTCGCGGTGTCCCTGTCCACCGCCTACGCCATCGGCGACGTCTTCGGCATCCGGCACTCCCTGCACCGCGGCGTCGGCGGCGCCAAGGGGTTCTACGGCGTCTACGCGGGCCTGGTCGCCGCGGCCGCCGCGATCGTGCTGATTCCCGGCTCGCCGCTGGGGCTGCTCACCGAGGGTGTGCAGACCCTGGCCGGGGTGCTGCTGCCCTCCGCCTCGGTCTTCCTGCTGCTCCTGTGCAACGACCGGGCGGTGCTCGGCCCCTGGGTCAACGGCCGCCGGACCAACGCCTTCACGGCCGCCGTCGTCGGTGTCCTGGTCACCCTGTCGGTGATCCTCACCGCCGCCGTCCTCTTCCCGGACCTCGGCCCGGGCACCATCCTCGGCATCATGGCCGGCTGCGGCGGGGCCGGCGTCCTGGCGCTGGGGTACGCGGAGGTGCGGCGGCGCCGCAAGGGCTGGGCGCGCGGCGGCCGGCCGGTGGACCGCACCGGCCGGGACGACTGGCGGATGCCGCCCCTGGAGACGCTGACCCGGCCGGTCCTCTCCACCGGCCACAAGGTCGGCCTGGCCGCCCTGCGGACGTACCTGCTGCTCGCGATGGTCCTGGTCGTCGTCAAGATCGTCCAGGTCGCCCTCGGCCACTGA
- a CDS encoding carboxymuconolactone decarboxylase family protein, which yields MNREDRYAYGMKVLEQVDGEAGARIVDSLADTSPELGHQVVAWAFGDMYARPELAPRERQLVTLGVLTALGGCEIELEVHLNAALNVGLTTTEITEALLHSAVYCGMPRSINATLVAKKVFAERGLLPVTNLG from the coding sequence GCGAAGACCGCTACGCGTACGGCATGAAGGTGCTGGAGCAGGTGGACGGCGAGGCGGGAGCGCGGATCGTCGACTCCCTCGCCGACACCTCGCCGGAATTGGGCCACCAGGTGGTGGCGTGGGCCTTCGGTGACATGTACGCACGCCCCGAACTGGCACCGCGCGAGCGGCAGTTGGTGACCCTGGGGGTGCTCACCGCGCTCGGCGGCTGCGAGATCGAGCTGGAGGTGCACCTCAACGCCGCGCTCAACGTCGGCCTGACCACCACCGAGATCACCGAGGCGCTGTTGCACTCGGCCGTGTACTGCGGCATGCCGCGGTCGATCAACGCCACGCTCGTCGCCAAGAAGGTCTTCGCCGAGCGGGGCCTGCTCCCCGTCACCAACCTCGGCTGA
- a CDS encoding DUF1345 domain-containing protein, translating to MSENPEPGKAGEAGTEAERLDRIEALLAPAVAGVEEAGRRLRPAWRRVTRGEPRWPSTLAVLVAVALQWRLPERLAIHPEWLLPGLETALVLVLVAADPYRIERVSRLYRWAGLALIAMISAANGWSAVHLVIGLVRGTEGQDAGELLATGGAIWATNVIVFALWYWEWDRGGPVARVHAVRRYPDFLFPQMATPEMAPEHWEPQFADYLYLSFTNATAFSPTDVMPLTRWAKLLMLLQSAVSLLTVVLVVARAVNILK from the coding sequence ATGTCCGAGAACCCCGAGCCCGGCAAGGCGGGCGAAGCCGGTACCGAAGCCGAACGGCTGGACCGCATCGAGGCGCTGCTGGCGCCTGCCGTCGCGGGGGTGGAGGAGGCCGGACGGCGGCTGCGGCCGGCCTGGCGGCGGGTCACCCGCGGTGAGCCCCGCTGGCCCTCGACGCTCGCGGTGCTGGTGGCGGTGGCGCTCCAGTGGCGGCTGCCGGAGCGGCTGGCGATCCATCCGGAGTGGCTGCTGCCGGGGCTGGAGACCGCGCTGGTGCTGGTGCTGGTGGCGGCCGACCCGTACCGCATCGAGCGGGTCTCCCGGCTCTACCGGTGGGCGGGGCTGGCGCTGATCGCGATGATCAGCGCGGCCAACGGGTGGTCCGCGGTCCATCTGGTGATCGGCCTGGTGCGCGGCACGGAGGGTCAGGACGCCGGGGAACTGCTGGCGACCGGCGGTGCCATCTGGGCCACCAACGTCATCGTCTTCGCGCTCTGGTACTGGGAGTGGGACCGCGGCGGCCCGGTCGCCCGGGTCCATGCCGTGCGCCGCTACCCCGACTTCCTCTTCCCGCAGATGGCGACGCCGGAGATGGCCCCGGAGCACTGGGAGCCGCAGTTCGCCGACTACCTGTACCTGTCCTTCACCAACGCCACCGCCTTCAGTCCGACCGACGTGATGCCGCTGACCCGGTGGGCGAAGCTGCTGATGCTGCTCCAGTCGGCGGTCTCGCT
- a CDS encoding MgtC/SapB family protein, with the protein MHTLTIVDFLVRLATGVACGALIGVERQWRARMAGLRTNALVAAGATLFVLYSTAVGDSGSPTRVASYVVSGIGFLGGGVILRDGAGVRGLNTAATLWCSAAVGVLAASGRLEFAVLGTLAVLAVHLVLRPAGRLLDRAPASGSDPDAAVHATVHVVCERRAETHIRALLLQALTASDLTPLSLRARRDAEDTTGIRASVTVSGDLAQALEQVIARLSLEPDVRDLHWHLDESEVAPEQRALA; encoded by the coding sequence GTGCACACCCTGACCATCGTCGACTTCCTGGTCCGGCTCGCCACCGGTGTGGCCTGCGGAGCACTCATCGGGGTCGAGCGCCAGTGGCGCGCCCGGATGGCGGGGCTGCGCACCAACGCCCTGGTCGCCGCCGGCGCCACCCTCTTCGTCCTCTACAGCACCGCCGTCGGCGACTCCGGCAGCCCCACCCGGGTCGCCTCCTACGTCGTCTCCGGCATCGGCTTCCTCGGCGGCGGGGTGATCCTGCGCGACGGCGCCGGGGTACGCGGGCTGAACACCGCGGCCACCCTGTGGTGCTCGGCCGCGGTCGGCGTCCTGGCCGCCTCCGGGCGCCTCGAATTCGCCGTCCTCGGCACCCTCGCCGTGCTCGCGGTGCACCTCGTGCTGCGCCCGGCCGGGCGTCTGTTGGACCGGGCCCCGGCGTCCGGTTCCGACCCCGACGCGGCCGTGCACGCCACCGTCCACGTGGTCTGCGAGCGCCGGGCGGAGACGCACATCCGCGCCCTGCTCCTCCAGGCGCTCACCGCCTCCGATCTGACCCCCCTCAGCCTCCGGGCCCGCCGCGACGCCGAGGACACCACCGGCATCCGCGCCTCGGTCACCGTCTCCGGCGACCTCGCCCAGGCCCTGGAGCAGGTCATCGCCCGGCTCTCCCTGGAGCCGGACGTCCGCGACCTGCACTGGCACCTCGACGAGTCCGAAGTCGCCCCGGAACAGCGGGCACTGGCCTGA